In the genome of Streptomyces violaceoruber, the window CGGTCGCCCGCGTCGCCGAGGCCCGGGACGATGTAGCCCTGCTCGTTGAGACGCTCGTCGACCGAGGCCGTCACGACCGTCACCGGGGTGCCGGCCAGCTCGCGCTCCATCAGCTCGACACCCTCGGGGGCGGCGAGCAGCACCACCGCCGTCACGTCGTCGGCGCCGCGCTTGATCAGCTCCCTGATGGACGCGACCAGCGTGCCGCCGGTGGCCAGCATGGGGTCGAGGACGTACACCTGGCGCCCGGACAGGTCGTCCGGCATGCGCGTGGCGTACGTGGAGGCCTGGAGCGTCTCCTCGTTGCGCACCATGCCGAGGAAGCCCACCTCGGCGGTCGGCAGCAGCCGGACCATGCCGTCGAGCATGCCGAGACCGGCCCGCAGGATCGGCACCACCAGCGGGCGCGGGTGGGAGAGCTTGACGCCGGTGGTCCGGGAGACCGGCGTGTGGATGTCGACCTGTTCGGTGCGGACGTCCCGCGTGGCCTCGTAGGCGAGCAGGGTGACCAGCTCGTCGGCGAGGCGGCGGAAGGTCGCGGAGTCGGTGCGCTGGTCGCGCAGCGTGGTGAGCTTGTGGGCGACCAGGGGGTGGTCGACGACGTGGAGACGCATGTCCACCACATTAACC includes:
- the upp gene encoding uracil phosphoribosyltransferase, with translation MRLHVVDHPLVAHKLTTLRDQRTDSATFRRLADELVTLLAYEATRDVRTEQVDIHTPVSRTTGVKLSHPRPLVVPILRAGLGMLDGMVRLLPTAEVGFLGMVRNEETLQASTYATRMPDDLSGRQVYVLDPMLATGGTLVASIRELIKRGADDVTAVVLLAAPEGVELMERELAGTPVTVVTASVDERLNEQGYIVPGLGDAGDRMYGAAE